In Arthrobacter citreus, a single genomic region encodes these proteins:
- the alaS gene encoding alanine--tRNA ligase, with protein sequence MKKLTAAQIRQMYLDFFKEKGHSIEPSASLVPVEDPTLLWINSGVATLKKYFDGRVIPENPRITNSQKSIRTNDIENVGITARHHTFFEMLGNFSIGDYFREDAVTWGWELLTSSNWFGFEKEKLYVTVYPEDKETYDLWIKLGLDPEHIILLEGNFWEIGEGPCGPCTEIFYDRGTKYDPENIGIKLLKEDLENDRYLEIWNIVLSQFNSKDGLDRKEYPELPNKNIDTGMGLERMASVLQEVDTNFDTDLFMPIINVVETISNEKYRNGDLDKDTAFKVIADHIRTVSFAVADGALPSNEGRGYVLRRLIRRAVRFAKKLGVERPFMFELVPVVAEIMESYYPNVMDKVPFIQKVIKNEEERFHETLHEGLSLLTNVMKDAKANGITVINGEDVFRLYDTYGFPIELTEEYAEEEGLTVDHDGFEVEMEKQRERARSARQDVDSMQVQSEVLREIKEASSFVGYSEGSVESTVLVLVQDGERVEDVANGEEAHLILDVTPFYAESGGQIADRGTITAPGLKVEVLDTQKAPNGQNIHRVKVVEGALSVGSKVTSTINKANRSSIVKNHTATHLLHQALKDVLGTHVNQAGSLVNQERLRFDFSHFGQVTADELETIEKIVNEKIWESIPVQISEKAIAEAKAMGAMALFGEKYGDVVRVVQVGDYSLELCGGCHVDNTASIGTFKIVSESGIGAGTRRIEAVTGKSAYEYMQEQIGQLKDAASLLKSNTKDVVSRIETLQSDLKQSQKENESLSSKLSNIEAGNISNSVKEVNGVKFVAAKVNGADMNSLRTMVDDLKNKIGSVVVLLGSANEGKVNLIAGVTKDLVGQGYHAGNLIKEAATICGGGGGGRPDMAQAGGKDPSKLDEAVAFVEQWMNTISK encoded by the coding sequence TGATGGTCGTGTAATTCCAGAGAATCCAAGAATAACAAATTCACAAAAATCAATTCGTACGAATGATATTGAGAATGTAGGTATAACAGCTCGTCACCATACATTTTTTGAAATGTTAGGTAACTTCTCAATCGGGGATTATTTCCGTGAAGACGCTGTAACATGGGGATGGGAGTTATTAACTTCATCTAACTGGTTTGGTTTTGAAAAAGAAAAATTATACGTTACTGTCTACCCAGAAGATAAAGAAACTTATGATTTATGGATTAAATTAGGGCTAGATCCAGAGCATATTATTCTGTTAGAAGGAAACTTCTGGGAAATCGGTGAAGGACCATGCGGACCATGTACAGAGATTTTCTATGATCGTGGAACAAAATACGATCCTGAAAACATTGGAATTAAATTATTAAAAGAAGATTTAGAGAATGATCGATATTTAGAAATTTGGAATATTGTATTATCTCAATTTAATTCAAAAGATGGTTTAGACCGTAAAGAATATCCTGAATTACCGAACAAGAACATTGATACTGGAATGGGCTTAGAGCGTATGGCAAGTGTACTACAAGAAGTTGATACAAACTTTGACACTGATTTATTTATGCCTATTATCAATGTAGTTGAAACAATCTCTAATGAAAAATACCGCAATGGTGATTTAGATAAAGATACTGCTTTTAAAGTAATTGCTGACCATATTCGTACTGTATCGTTTGCTGTTGCAGATGGTGCACTTCCTTCAAATGAAGGGCGTGGATATGTATTACGTCGATTAATTCGACGTGCTGTACGTTTTGCTAAAAAACTAGGCGTTGAACGTCCATTCATGTTTGAGCTTGTACCAGTTGTTGCAGAAATTATGGAAAGCTATTATCCAAACGTGATGGATAAGGTGCCATTTATTCAAAAAGTAATTAAAAACGAAGAAGAGCGTTTCCATGAAACTTTACATGAAGGCTTATCACTTCTTACAAATGTAATGAAGGATGCGAAAGCTAATGGAATTACAGTCATTAATGGTGAAGATGTTTTCCGTCTTTATGACACATACGGATTCCCTATTGAATTAACAGAAGAATATGCAGAAGAAGAAGGATTAACTGTTGATCATGATGGTTTCGAAGTTGAAATGGAAAAACAACGTGAACGCGCTCGTTCTGCAAGACAAGATGTAGACTCAATGCAAGTACAAAGTGAGGTACTACGTGAAATTAAGGAAGCTTCATCATTTGTAGGGTATAGCGAAGGCTCAGTTGAATCTACAGTTCTTGTTCTAGTTCAAGACGGTGAAAGAGTTGAAGATGTAGCAAATGGTGAGGAAGCTCATTTAATTCTTGATGTAACGCCTTTCTACGCTGAAAGTGGAGGTCAAATTGCAGACCGTGGAACGATAACAGCTCCTGGTTTAAAAGTTGAGGTTCTTGATACACAAAAGGCACCTAACGGACAAAATATACATCGTGTAAAGGTTGTTGAAGGTGCACTATCAGTAGGTTCTAAAGTTACTTCAACTATTAATAAAGCTAATCGTTCAAGTATCGTAAAGAACCATACAGCTACTCACTTATTACATCAAGCATTAAAAGATGTACTTGGAACTCATGTAAACCAAGCTGGATCATTAGTAAACCAAGAGCGTCTTCGTTTTGACTTCTCGCATTTTGGTCAAGTAACTGCAGATGAACTAGAAACAATTGAAAAAATTGTGAACGAAAAAATTTGGGAAAGTATCCCAGTTCAAATTTCTGAAAAAGCAATTGCTGAAGCAAAAGCAATGGGTGCAATGGCATTATTCGGAGAAAAATATGGTGATGTAGTACGAGTGGTACAAGTTGGAGACTATAGTTTAGAGCTATGCGGTGGTTGCCATGTTGATAACACAGCATCAATCGGTACGTTTAAAATTGTATCTGAATCAGGTATTGGAGCTGGTACTCGTCGTATTGAGGCAGTGACAGGAAAATCAGCTTATGAGTATATGCAGGAACAAATTGGTCAATTAAAAGATGCAGCTAGTCTATTAAAATCGAATACAAAAGACGTTGTTTCTCGTATTGAAACTTTACAATCAGATTTAAAACAATCACAAAAAGAAAATGAATCACTTTCTTCAAAATTAAGCAATATTGAAGCAGGAAATATTAGTAATAGTGTGAAAGAAGTAAATGGAGTGAAATTCGTTGCTGCTAAAGTAAACGGAGCAGATATGAATAGTCTTCGTACGATGGTTGATGATCTTAAAAATAAAATTGGATCTGTTGTTGTTTTACTTGGTTCTGCTAATGAAGGAAAAGTAAACTTAATTGCTGGTGTTACAAAAGATTTAGTTGGCCAAGGATATCATGCAGGAAATCTAATAAAAGAAGCTGCTACAATTTGTGGCGGCGGAGGCGGAGGCCGTCCAGATATGGCTCAAGCTGGTGGTAAAGATCCTTCAAAATTAGACGAAGCGGTTGCTTTTGTTGAACAATGGATGAACACGATTTCAAAATAA
- a CDS encoding IreB family regulatory phosphoprotein: MDSFDKTMKFSLQDEGQDIRVNEVLLKVHDALQEKGYNPINQIVGYLLSGDPAYIPRHNDARSMMKKLERDEIIEELVKSYLQQHRGE, translated from the coding sequence ATGGATTCATTTGATAAAACGATGAAGTTTAGTTTGCAAGATGAAGGTCAAGATATACGAGTTAATGAAGTTTTGTTAAAGGTTCATGACGCGTTACAAGAAAAAGGCTATAATCCAATCAATCAAATAGTAGGATATTTACTATCAGGTGATCCTGCATACATTCCTCGTCATAATGACGCAAGAAGTATGATGAAAAAGCTAGAGCGCGATGAAATAATCGAAGAACTAGTTAAATCTTACTTACAACAACATCGTGGAGAATAA
- the ruvX gene encoding Holliday junction resolvase RuvX, with translation MRALGLDVGTKTIGVAVSDALGWTAQGIETVRIDEERQKFGLDRLKEIIDSYEIEKIIVGLPKNMNGSIGERGEACKRFGKMVEEEFNLPVILWDERLSTMAAERLLISADVSRKKRKQVIDKMAAVVILQNYLDSIK, from the coding sequence ATGAGGGCACTTGGATTAGATGTAGGAACTAAAACAATTGGTGTAGCTGTAAGTGATGCTCTAGGTTGGACTGCTCAAGGTATTGAGACAGTTCGAATTGACGAAGAACGTCAGAAATTTGGACTAGACCGACTGAAAGAAATCATCGACAGCTACGAAATTGAAAAAATAATAGTAGGTTTACCTAAAAATATGAACGGAAGCATTGGAGAACGCGGTGAAGCTTGCAAGCGTTTTGGAAAAATGGTTGAAGAAGAATTCAATCTTCCGGTTATACTATGGGATGAAAGACTTTCAACGATGGCTGCTGAGCGTTTACTAATTTCTGCTGACGTAAGTCGTAAGAAAAGAAAACAAGTAATCGATAAAATGGCAGCAGTAGTTATTTTACAAAACTACCTAGATAGTATAAAGTGA
- a CDS encoding DUF1292 domain-containing protein, whose translation MEHGEDRQITIIDEEGNEILCNIIMTFESDDYGKSYVIYSPVGQEFDEDGDPIYHASSFIPAEDGEDGELYPIESDEEWEMVEEVLNTFFDEEEGE comes from the coding sequence ATGGAACACGGTGAAGACAGACAAATTACAATCATCGATGAGGAAGGTAATGAGATTCTTTGTAATATTATTATGACTTTTGAATCAGATGACTATGGTAAATCATACGTAATTTACAGCCCAGTAGGACAAGAGTTTGATGAAGATGGAGATCCAATCTATCATGCTTCTAGCTTCATTCCTGCAGAAGACGGTGAAGATGGAGAGTTATATCCAATCGAATCTGACGAAGAATGGGAAATGGTTGAAGAAGTATTAAATACTTTCTTTGATGAAGAAGAAGGAGAATAA
- the mltG gene encoding endolytic transglycosylase MltG, with amino-acid sequence MRIFTYLIIALIVLVGAGFATYKYMLKPVNASDKQIKLVTIPEGSSVDNIAAIFKKKNLIKNTTIFKLYVKLHNNASLKSGNYHFSENQGISTIVNHLQVGGKYQVAVKDLMIPEGSQLKEIAAIIAKEFKLDEAKVLKQLNDKAFIQGLQKKFPQLLTNEIFKKGIRYPLEGYLYPSTYMYGDFTPSLEQIITPMLNETVKILDQYKVEMANKKLTPHQTLTMASLIEEEATGTTDRKLISSVFYNRLKVNMPLQTDPTVLYALGKHKERVLYKDLEVKSPYNTYYVKGLPVGPIASAGVDSIVAALEPAKSDYLYFLADKTGKVIFTKSLAEHNTEKEKHIK; translated from the coding sequence ATGCGTATTTTTACATATCTTATCATTGCTTTAATTGTCTTAGTTGGAGCAGGCTTTGCTACATATAAATATATGTTAAAACCTGTTAATGCATCCGATAAACAAATTAAATTAGTAACAATTCCTGAAGGAAGCTCAGTTGATAATATTGCAGCAATTTTCAAAAAGAAAAACTTAATAAAAAATACAACAATTTTTAAACTATATGTGAAATTGCATAACAACGCTAGTCTTAAATCAGGCAACTATCATTTTAGTGAAAATCAAGGAATCTCAACAATTGTAAACCACCTACAAGTAGGGGGAAAATACCAAGTAGCGGTTAAGGATTTAATGATTCCAGAAGGATCTCAATTAAAGGAAATCGCTGCGATTATTGCAAAAGAATTTAAATTAGATGAAGCGAAAGTATTAAAGCAGTTAAATGATAAAGCATTTATCCAAGGTTTACAAAAAAAGTTTCCTCAATTATTAACAAATGAAATCTTTAAAAAAGGAATTAGATATCCACTAGAAGGATATTTATACCCTTCGACTTATATGTATGGAGATTTCACACCAAGCTTAGAGCAAATTATTACGCCAATGTTAAATGAAACAGTAAAAATTTTAGATCAATATAAAGTGGAAATGGCTAATAAAAAGCTTACACCACATCAAACTTTAACAATGGCTTCGTTAATTGAGGAAGAAGCTACAGGTACTACAGACCGAAAGTTGATTTCAAGTGTGTTTTACAATCGACTGAAAGTAAATATGCCTTTACAAACAGATCCAACTGTTTTATATGCTTTAGGTAAACATAAAGAACGTGTATTATATAAAGATTTAGAAGTTAAATCTCCTTATAACACTTACTATGTAAAAGGATTACCGGTTGGCCCAATCGCAAGTGCTGGTGTGGATAGTATTGTTGCTGCGCTAGAGCCTGCTAAATCAGATTATCTATATTTCCTAGCTGATAAAACAGGTAAAGTAATCTTCACTAAATCATTAGCAGAGCACAATACTGAAAAAGAAAAGCATATAAAATAA
- a CDS encoding O-methyltransferase, which produces MNDVLVRQYLANFYKHREPFIEEMETYALEHHVPIMDKAGMEFMLGLLYLIQPTSILEIGSAIGYSSIRMAKEFPNVKIVTMERNAERIRKAKEFIGRSDYGDRILLLEGDALLLKEKLPDNRQFDVIFIDAAKAQYQRFFELYEPLLSDRGVIISDNVLFKGQVAESADLVDNRRKKALIKRIQNYNEWLMNHPKYDSTIMPIGDGVAISKRRGVNNDEA; this is translated from the coding sequence ATGAATGACGTTTTAGTTCGTCAATACTTGGCGAATTTTTATAAACATAGAGAACCTTTTATAGAAGAAATGGAAACATATGCATTGGAGCATCATGTACCAATCATGGATAAAGCAGGCATGGAATTTATGCTTGGTTTACTTTATTTAATTCAGCCAACTTCAATACTTGAAATTGGAAGTGCAATTGGCTACTCGAGTATTCGAATGGCAAAAGAGTTTCCAAATGTAAAGATTGTTACAATGGAGCGAAATGCAGAAAGAATTCGAAAAGCAAAAGAGTTTATAGGTCGAAGTGATTACGGTGATCGAATTTTACTTTTAGAAGGGGACGCTCTACTTTTAAAAGAAAAATTGCCTGACAATCGACAATTTGATGTTATTTTTATCGACGCAGCTAAAGCTCAGTATCAGCGATTCTTTGAATTATATGAGCCGTTATTATCAGATAGAGGTGTTATTATATCGGATAATGTACTATTTAAAGGTCAGGTTGCTGAAAGTGCGGATTTAGTTGATAATCGACGCAAGAAAGCTTTAATAAAAAGGATTCAAAACTACAATGAATGGCTAATGAACCACCCAAAGTATGATTCAACAATTATGCCGATTGGTGATGGAGTTGCTATTAGTAAGAGAAGGGGAGTTAATAATGATGAAGCCTGA
- a CDS encoding U32 family peptidase produces MMKPELLVTPTNLNDIDKLADAGADAVIIGEQRFGLRLAGEFNREAVKEAVEIAHKKNVKVYVAMNGVYHNEILDEIEDYIAFLRDANVDAIVFGDPAVLMSVRQIAPNMQLHWNTETTATNWFTCNYWGKRGSKRAVLARELSFEAVAEIKENANVEIEVQVHGMTCMFQSKRSLVGNYFEYQGKNLEIIQQKKYEENMFLVDHERNNKYPIFEDQNGTHIMSPNDICIINELEELVDAGIDSFKIDGVLKSSEYIVEATKLYRQAIDLCVDDREAYEEIKDELFDKIEAIQPVNRPLDAGFFFKETVY; encoded by the coding sequence ATGATGAAGCCTGAATTATTAGTTACGCCAACTAACCTAAATGATATAGATAAATTAGCTGATGCTGGAGCAGACGCAGTTATTATTGGTGAACAACGCTTTGGATTACGCTTAGCGGGTGAATTTAATCGTGAAGCTGTAAAAGAGGCAGTAGAAATTGCACATAAAAAAAATGTAAAAGTATATGTAGCTATGAATGGCGTATACCATAATGAAATTCTTGATGAAATAGAAGACTACATTGCGTTTTTAAGAGATGCAAATGTTGATGCGATTGTTTTTGGTGACCCAGCAGTCCTTATGTCGGTACGTCAGATTGCACCAAACATGCAGTTACATTGGAACACAGAAACAACAGCAACAAACTGGTTTACATGTAATTACTGGGGTAAACGAGGCTCAAAACGTGCTGTATTAGCTAGAGAGCTAAGCTTTGAAGCTGTTGCTGAAATTAAAGAAAATGCGAATGTAGAAATCGAAGTACAAGTACATGGAATGACGTGTATGTTCCAATCTAAACGTTCTCTAGTAGGTAATTATTTTGAATACCAAGGTAAAAACTTAGAGATTATTCAACAAAAGAAATATGAAGAAAATATGTTCTTAGTTGACCATGAACGTAATAACAAATATCCGATTTTTGAAGATCAAAACGGAACTCATATTATGAGTCCAAACGATATTTGTATTATTAATGAGCTAGAAGAATTAGTTGATGCAGGTATAGATTCATTCAAAATTGACGGTGTCTTAAAATCTTCAGAATATATCGTTGAAGCAACTAAACTATACAGACAAGCAATTGACTTATGTGTAGATGACCGTGAAGCATATGAAGAAATCAAAGACGAACTTTTCGATAAAATCGAAGCAATCCAACCAGTAAACAGACCACTGGACGCAGGATTCTTCTTCAAAGAAACAGTTTATTAA
- a CDS encoding U32 family peptidase, producing the protein MAIGQLDKIVDGKRVIVKKPELLAPAGNLEKLKIAVRYGADAVFIGGREFGLRSNADNFSLEDMAEGVEFANKFNAKIYVTTNIFAHNENMDGLVEYLQGIEAAGVTGIIVADPYIIETCKEAAPKLEVHLSTQQSLSNYRAAQYWKEEGLHRLVLARETSYEEIKEIKEKVDVEIETFIHGAMCIAYSGRCTLSNHMTARDSNRGGCCQSCRWDYDLVQTESQNPDSAENALFDAEDSPFAMSPKDLNLLRSIPKFIEIGVDSLKIEGRMKSIHYVATVVSVYRKIIDAYCADPENFEFKEEWVEELDKCANRDTASSFFEGFPGMKEQMYGNHSKKTTYDFAGLVLDYDEQTGIATIQQRNYFKPGDQIEFFGPEIENFKQTVGVIVNEEGTEVDAARHPLEIIKIKVDQKVYPYNMMRKKLV; encoded by the coding sequence ATGGCAATTGGACAATTAGATAAAATAGTTGATGGCAAACGTGTGATCGTGAAAAAACCTGAGCTATTAGCACCAGCTGGTAATTTAGAGAAATTAAAAATTGCAGTAAGATATGGCGCTGATGCTGTATTTATTGGTGGTAGAGAATTTGGTTTACGTTCGAATGCAGATAACTTCTCTTTAGAAGATATGGCTGAAGGGGTAGAATTTGCAAATAAATTTAATGCGAAAATTTATGTAACAACAAATATTTTTGCTCATAACGAAAACATGGACGGATTAGTTGAGTATTTGCAAGGAATTGAAGCAGCAGGAGTTACAGGTATTATCGTAGCTGACCCTTATATTATTGAAACATGTAAAGAGGCTGCTCCTAAATTAGAAGTACATTTAAGTACACAACAATCTTTATCAAACTATCGTGCTGCACAATACTGGAAAGAAGAAGGTTTACACAGATTAGTATTAGCACGTGAGACAAGCTATGAGGAAATTAAAGAGATTAAAGAAAAAGTTGACGTTGAAATTGAAACATTTATTCATGGAGCAATGTGTATTGCATACTCTGGTCGTTGTACATTAAGTAATCATATGACTGCACGTGATTCAAACCGTGGTGGATGCTGTCAATCTTGTCGTTGGGACTATGATTTAGTTCAAACTGAGTCTCAAAATCCAGATTCAGCGGAAAATGCTCTATTTGATGCAGAAGATTCACCATTTGCAATGAGCCCTAAAGATTTAAATTTATTACGTTCAATTCCTAAATTTATTGAAATTGGTGTAGATAGTTTAAAAATTGAAGGTCGTATGAAATCAATTCATTATGTTGCAACAGTTGTATCTGTTTACCGTAAAATAATTGATGCATATTGTGCTGACCCAGAAAACTTTGAATTTAAAGAAGAGTGGGTTGAAGAACTAGATAAATGTGCTAATCGTGACACTGCTTCTTCATTCTTTGAAGGATTCCCAGGAATGAAAGAGCAAATGTATGGAAATCATAGCAAAAAAACAACGTATGATTTTGCAGGTCTTGTATTAGACTATGATGAGCAAACAGGAATCGCAACAATCCAACAACGTAACTACTTTAAACCAGGTGATCAAATTGAATTCTTTGGTCCAGAAATCGAAAACTTCAAACAAACAGTTGGTGTAATTGTGAATGAAGAAGGTACAGAAGTAGATGCAGCAAGACATCCATTAGAAATTATAAAAATTAAAGTAGATCAAAAAGTATATCCTTACAACATGATGAGAAAAAAGTTAGTTTGA
- the udk gene encoding uridine kinase, protein MGNKPIVIGIAGGTGSGKTSVTKAIYDQFKGHSILMIQQDSYYRDQTHLPMEERLKTNYDHPLAFDNDLFIEHIKELLQYKAIEKPVYDYTIHTRSSETIPVEPKEVIILEGILVLEDERLRDLMDIKIFVDTDADLRILRRIQRDIKERGRTVDSVVDQYVNVVRPMHNQFCEPSKKFADIIIPEGGQNFVAIDLMATKIQTILERVSVL, encoded by the coding sequence ATGGGGAATAAGCCCATTGTAATTGGAATTGCTGGAGGGACTGGCTCTGGTAAAACTTCTGTAACAAAAGCAATCTATGATCAATTTAAAGGTCATTCAATTTTAATGATACAGCAAGATTCTTATTATAGAGATCAAACTCATTTGCCAATGGAAGAAAGATTGAAAACAAATTATGACCATCCATTAGCATTTGATAATGATTTGTTTATTGAGCATATCAAAGAATTATTGCAATACAAAGCAATTGAGAAACCTGTATATGACTATACAATTCATACAAGATCTTCAGAAACAATCCCTGTAGAACCAAAAGAAGTTATCATTTTAGAAGGTATTCTAGTTTTAGAAGACGAGCGTTTACGTGACTTAATGGATATAAAAATATTTGTAGATACGGATGCTGACTTACGAATTCTTCGTAGAATACAGCGAGATATAAAAGAACGTGGAAGAACAGTTGATTCTGTAGTAGATCAATATGTAAATGTTGTACGACCTATGCATAATCAATTCTGTGAACCATCTAAAAAATTCGCTGATATTATTATACCTGAAGGCGGTCAGAACTTTGTTGCTATTGATTTAATGGCTACAAAAATTCAGACTATACTTGAAAGAGTAAGTGTATTATAA
- the greA gene encoding transcription elongation factor GreA: MANEKKFPMTLAGKQKLEQELENLKTVKRAEVVERIKIARSFGDLSENSEYDAAKDEQAFVEGRITTLENMIRNAEIITESNEASDTVTLGKSVTFLELPAGDEETYTIVGSAEADPFEGKISNDSPIARSLLGKTVGEEVTVSTPGGDMQVRITAVK, translated from the coding sequence ATGGCTAACGAAAAAAAATTCCCTATGACTTTAGCAGGGAAACAAAAATTAGAACAAGAATTAGAAAACTTAAAAACTGTAAAACGTGCAGAAGTTGTAGAGCGTATTAAAATTGCTCGTAGCTTCGGTGACCTTTCAGAGAACTCTGAATACGATGCAGCTAAAGATGAGCAAGCGTTTGTAGAGGGTCGTATTACTACTTTAGAAAATATGATTCGTAATGCAGAAATTATTACTGAAAGCAACGAAGCATCAGATACAGTAACTTTAGGTAAATCTGTTACTTTCTTAGAATTACCTGCAGGTGACGAAGAAACTTACACAATCGTAGGTAGTGCTGAGGCTGACCCATTTGAAGGTAAAATTTCAAATGATTCTCCAATCGCTAGAAGCTTATTAGGTAAAACAGTTGGTGAAGAAGTAACTGTTAGTACTCCAGGTGGAGATATGCAAGTGAGAATTACTGCTGTTAAATAA
- a CDS encoding penicillin-binding protein 2, which translates to MHRRIKAILIIFTLLFSLILYRCLDIGVLNQKDFGPQKVNLIERSVAQRTFQFRIDNGRGKILDRNGKLLSAAYTPKVILFPFLKTINWPIEKLSQITGVSVTNIKNQFNNKKEPFTLDGIKKTLTSEEIDEINNLHVSGLISMLSQDKDDKQLAEHLIGIARENKEQYEKQYESDRDYKPKEFGVIGLEAQFEDFLKSDGTSNLMLHVDNLGKPMFGNEVKYAKPSNPFYPVSLSTTLDKNLQQILEQSVDQAKLKKGAAVLIDVKTNKLLAMVSRPTMDFQNLFSQNDNTATNYALLASTPGSVFKTVVAAAAIDQGIVKDNQMFNCNNNLVGKYEDEEKKRKGNLNFQQSFYESCNYTFGQLGKQLTLKNKDMFQTYAKKLGLDGPVGWTGSVYHEASFSQFQNEGKPTYFVGNNLSDKLLNSSIGQQDVKVSPLAVANMMATIARGGSPKQVKVVDSVLYKNGTEMFKFPDQTLADDYLAPDSMGKLRELLRGVVTDAKGTGSRYASLPYTLTGKSGTAETKVVDGKIVEQNKWFAGYFPYDKPRYAFAVVSLNVSNEVTSTSDTVTNLVKSIYNFDKSHTK; encoded by the coding sequence ATGCATAGACGGATAAAAGCCATTTTAATTATATTTACGTTATTATTTTCTTTAATCCTATACAGATGTTTAGATATAGGTGTACTTAATCAAAAGGATTTTGGGCCACAGAAGGTAAACTTAATTGAACGAAGCGTTGCTCAAAGGACTTTTCAATTTCGTATTGATAATGGTCGTGGAAAAATACTTGACCGTAATGGAAAACTATTAAGCGCAGCCTATACCCCAAAAGTTATTTTATTTCCCTTTTTAAAAACTATTAATTGGCCGATTGAAAAATTATCTCAAATCACAGGAGTATCGGTTACAAATATAAAAAATCAGTTTAATAATAAAAAAGAACCTTTTACATTGGATGGGATTAAGAAGACATTAACATCTGAAGAAATTGACGAAATTAATAATTTACATGTTTCTGGTTTAATTTCAATGCTGTCACAAGATAAAGATGATAAACAATTAGCAGAACATTTAATAGGAATTGCAAGAGAAAATAAAGAACAATATGAAAAGCAGTATGAGAGTGATCGAGACTATAAACCTAAGGAATTTGGAGTAATCGGATTAGAAGCTCAGTTTGAAGATTTCCTAAAATCTGATGGTACATCTAATCTAATGCTTCATGTAGACAATTTAGGTAAACCAATGTTCGGAAATGAAGTAAAGTATGCCAAGCCAAGTAATCCCTTTTATCCAGTTTCCCTTTCTACAACACTGGATAAGAATTTACAGCAAATACTAGAACAATCAGTTGACCAAGCTAAACTTAAAAAAGGCGCAGCGGTACTAATTGACGTGAAGACGAACAAATTATTAGCTATGGTAAGTCGACCTACTATGGATTTCCAAAATTTATTTTCTCAAAATGACAATACAGCAACGAATTATGCATTATTAGCTAGTACTCCTGGGTCTGTTTTTAAAACAGTAGTAGCGGCTGCTGCGATTGATCAAGGAATTGTGAAAGATAATCAAATGTTTAATTGTAATAATAATCTAGTTGGTAAATACGAAGACGAAGAGAAAAAACGAAAAGGTAATTTAAACTTCCAACAAAGCTTCTATGAAAGCTGTAATTACACATTTGGACAATTAGGAAAGCAATTAACTTTAAAAAATAAAGATATGTTTCAAACTTATGCTAAAAAGCTAGGTTTAGATGGTCCCGTAGGTTGGACAGGTTCGGTTTATCACGAGGCTAGTTTTAGTCAATTTCAAAATGAGGGAAAACCAACTTATTTTGTAGGAAACAATTTAAGTGATAAACTCTTAAATTCATCCATTGGACAGCAGGATGTAAAAGTTTCACCTCTTGCAGTAGCCAATATGATGGCGACAATAGCGCGTGGAGGAAGCCCAAAACAAGTAAAGGTTGTAGATTCTGTATTATATAAAAACGGTACAGAAATGTTTAAATTTCCAGATCAAACATTGGCAGATGATTATTTAGCTCCAGATTCAATGGGAAAATTAAGAGAGCTATTAAGAGGAGTAGTAACGGATGCTAAAGGAACTGGAAGTAGATATGCTAGTTTACCGTATACATTAACTGGTAAAAGTGGTACTGCAGAAACAAAAGTAGTCGATGGTAAAATAGTTGAACAAAACAAATGGTTCGCAGGATATTTCCCATATGACAAACCAAGATATGCATTTGCAGTAGTTAGTTTAAATGTTTCTAACGAAGTCACATCTACGTCTGATACTGTTACAAATTTAGTAAAATCTATTTATAACTTTGATAAAAGCCACACTAAATAA